From the Psychrobacillus sp. FSL K6-4046 genome, one window contains:
- a CDS encoding radical SAM/SPASM domain-containing protein, which yields MKTFKKMYIEITSVCNLACSFCPPTARKANIIKLDAFNNILDQIKDHTRYIYLHVKGEPLLHARIDQLLDASHAKGFKVNITTNGTLIKKNREKLLGKPALRQINFSLHSFDGHEGSENREKYLGDILEFVRDSREHNTIISYRLWNLQQDQVSDLVQRRNRETLEILENEYNLDFRIEEKVQPGKGIKIAPNVFLNQDHEFQWPSLQAPEDDGKGFCHALRSQAAILVDGTVVPCCLDGEGVINLGNINKTPFSEIIEGERANALYDGFTRREAVEEMCRKCGYRQRFGV from the coding sequence TTGAAAACTTTTAAAAAGATGTATATAGAAATTACAAGTGTCTGTAATCTTGCTTGTAGTTTTTGTCCACCCACTGCTCGTAAGGCTAACATTATTAAATTAGATGCATTTAATAATATCCTTGACCAAATAAAGGACCATACGAGATATATTTACCTGCATGTAAAAGGAGAGCCACTACTCCACGCTCGTATCGATCAGCTTCTAGATGCTTCTCATGCAAAGGGTTTTAAGGTTAATATCACTACTAACGGAACGTTAATCAAAAAGAATAGAGAGAAATTATTAGGTAAACCAGCACTTCGTCAAATCAACTTCTCTCTTCACAGCTTTGATGGTCATGAAGGATCTGAGAATCGTGAAAAGTACTTAGGAGATATTCTTGAATTCGTACGTGATTCGAGAGAGCATAACACAATTATTTCTTACCGCTTATGGAACCTCCAGCAAGACCAGGTGTCAGACCTAGTACAGCGGAGAAATAGAGAAACATTAGAAATTTTAGAGAATGAATATAACCTAGACTTCAGAATTGAAGAAAAGGTACAACCAGGTAAAGGGATTAAAATCGCTCCAAATGTCTTCTTAAACCAAGATCACGAATTCCAGTGGCCAAGTCTACAGGCTCCAGAGGACGACGGGAAAGGTTTCTGCCATGCTCTTCGAAGTCAAGCTGCTATCCTGGTAGACGGAACTGTAGTGCCCTGCTGTTTAGACGGTGAAGGAGTCATAAACCTAGGTAATATCAACAAAACCCCCTTCTCTGAAATAATTGAAGGTGAACGAGCAAATGCGCTTTACGATGGTTTCACTAGAAGAGAAGCTGTTGAGGAAATGTGTAGAAAATGTGGGTATAGACAGCGGTTTGGGGTCTGA